Proteins from one uncultured Fusobacterium sp. genomic window:
- the rpsL gene encoding 30S ribosomal protein S12: protein MPTLSQLVKNGRDTLSEKKKSPALQGNPQRRGVCVRVYTTTPKKPNSALRKVARVKLTNGIEVTCYIPGEGHNLQEHSIVLVRGGRTKDLPGVRYKVIRGALDTAGVAKRKQSRSKYGAKKA from the coding sequence ATGCCTACTTTAAGTCAATTAGTAAAAAATGGTAGAGACACTCTATCAGAAAAGAAAAAATCACCAGCATTACAAGGAAACCCACAAAGAAGAGGAGTTTGTGTAAGAGTTTATACTACTACACCTAAGAAACCTAACTCAGCTTTAAGAAAGGTTGCCAGAGTAAAATTAACTAACGGAATCGAGGTTACTTGTTACATTCCTGGAGAAGGACATAACTTACAAGAGCACTCAATCGTACTTGTAAGAGGAGGAAGAACAAAAGACTTACCAGGGGTTAGATATAAAGTTATAAGAGGAGCTTTAGATACAGCTGGAGTTGCTAAGAGAAAACAATCAAGATCTAAATATGGAGCTAAAAAAGCGTAA
- the fusA gene encoding elongation factor G: MARKVSLDMTRNVGIMAHIDAGKTTTTERILFYTGVEHKLGEVHEGAATMDWMEQEQERGITITSAATTCFWRGHRINIIDTPGHVDFTVEVERSLRVLDGAVAVFSAVDGVQPQSETVWRQADKYKVPRIAFFNKMDRIGADFSMCVNDIKEKLGANPVPIQLPIGAEDNFEGVVDLIKMHEVVWPVDSDNGQNFEIREIRAELKEQAEELRQHMLESIVETSDELMEKFFGGEEITEDEIRAALRVATIDNVIVPVTCGTAFKNKGVQALLDAIVDYMPAPTDVAMVRGTDMKDPSIEIDREMADEAPFAALAFKVMTDPFVGKLTFFRVYSGIVEKGSYVLNSTKGKKERMGRILQMHANKREEIDAVYCGDIAAAVGLKETTTGDTLCAEDAPIVLEKMEFPDPVISVAVEPKTKADQEKMGIALSKLAEEDPTFKVKTDEETGQTIISGMGELHLEIIVDRMKREFKVESTVGKPQVAYRETILGTTDQEVKYAKQSGGRGQYGHVKIILEPNPGKDFEFINKITGGVIPREYIPAVEKGCREALESGVVAGYPMVDVKVTLYDGSYHEVDSSEMAFKVAGSMAVKQAAAKSNPVILEPVFKVEVTTPEEYMGDIIGDLNSRRGMIGGMIDRNGAKIITAKVPLSEMFGYATDLRSKSQGRANYSMEFSEYTQVPASIQKAIQEQRGK; encoded by the coding sequence ATGGCTAGGAAAGTTTCATTAGATATGACTAGAAACGTTGGAATCATGGCTCATATCGACGCAGGAAAAACTACTACTACTGAAAGAATCCTATTCTATACAGGAGTAGAGCACAAATTAGGAGAGGTTCACGAAGGAGCCGCTACAATGGACTGGATGGAACAAGAGCAAGAAAGAGGTATCACAATTACTTCAGCTGCTACAACTTGTTTCTGGAGAGGACACAGAATAAATATAATAGACACACCAGGACACGTGGACTTTACAGTAGAGGTTGAAAGATCTCTAAGAGTTCTAGATGGTGCTGTTGCAGTATTCTCAGCAGTTGACGGGGTACAACCTCAATCAGAAACTGTATGGAGACAAGCTGACAAATATAAAGTACCAAGAATTGCATTCTTTAATAAAATGGACAGAATCGGTGCTGACTTCAGCATGTGTGTAAATGATATTAAAGAAAAATTAGGAGCAAACCCTGTACCTATTCAATTACCAATCGGAGCAGAAGATAACTTCGAAGGAGTAGTTGACTTAATAAAAATGCACGAAGTAGTTTGGCCAGTTGATTCAGATAATGGACAAAACTTCGAAATAAGAGAAATCAGAGCAGAATTAAAAGAGCAAGCTGAAGAATTAAGACAACACATGTTAGAGTCAATAGTTGAAACTAGCGATGAATTAATGGAAAAATTCTTTGGTGGAGAAGAAATTACTGAAGATGAAATCAGAGCTGCTTTAAGAGTTGCTACAATAGATAACGTAATCGTTCCAGTAACTTGTGGAACTGCATTCAAAAACAAAGGAGTTCAAGCTTTACTTGACGCTATAGTTGATTATATGCCAGCTCCAACAGACGTTGCAATGGTAAGAGGAACTGATATGAAAGATCCTTCTATCGAAATCGATAGAGAAATGGCTGACGAGGCTCCATTTGCAGCTTTAGCATTCAAAGTTATGACTGACCCATTTGTTGGAAAGTTAACATTCTTCAGAGTATACTCTGGAATAGTAGAGAAAGGATCTTATGTTCTAAACTCTACAAAAGGTAAAAAAGAAAGAATGGGAAGAATTCTTCAAATGCACGCTAACAAAAGAGAAGAAATCGACGCAGTTTACTGTGGAGATATCGCTGCAGCAGTAGGATTAAAAGAGACTACTACTGGAGATACTCTATGTGCTGAAGATGCACCAATCGTTCTTGAAAAAATGGAATTCCCAGATCCAGTTATTTCAGTTGCAGTTGAGCCAAAAACTAAAGCTGACCAAGAGAAAATGGGAATCGCTTTATCTAAATTAGCTGAGGAAGACCCTACTTTCAAAGTTAAAACTGATGAAGAAACAGGACAAACAATAATTTCAGGAATGGGAGAACTTCACCTTGAAATTATCGTAGATAGAATGAAGAGAGAATTTAAAGTTGAATCTACAGTAGGTAAACCACAAGTTGCTTACAGAGAAACAATTTTAGGAACTACTGATCAAGAAGTTAAATATGCTAAACAATCAGGAGGAAGAGGACAATACGGACACGTTAAAATTATCCTTGAACCAAACCCTGGTAAAGACTTCGAATTTATTAACAAAATTACTGGAGGAGTTATCCCTAGAGAATATATTCCTGCAGTTGAAAAAGGATGTAGAGAAGCACTTGAAAGTGGAGTTGTTGCAGGATACCCTATGGTTGATGTAAAAGTAACTCTATATGATGGATCATACCACGAAGTTGACTCGTCAGAAATGGCATTCAAAGTTGCAGGATCAATGGCTGTTAAACAAGCAGCAGCTAAATCTAACCCAGTTATCCTTGAACCAGTATTCAAAGTAGAAGTAACTACTCCAGAAGAGTACATGGGAGATATCATCGGAGACTTAAACTCAAGAAGAGGAATGATCGGTGGAATGATCGATAGAAATGGTGCTAAGATTATAACTGCTAAAGTACCTTTATCAGAAATGTTCGGATATGCAACTGACTTAAGATCTAAATCTCAAGGAAGAGCTAACTACTCAATGGAATTCTCTGAGTACACTCAAGTACCAGCTTCAATCCAAAAAGCTATTCAAGAACAAAGAGGAAAATAA
- the rpsG gene encoding 30S ribosomal protein S7, with translation MSRRRAAVKRDVLPDSRYSDKVVTKVINSIMLDGKKAIAEGIFYSAMDLIKEKTGQEGYDVFKQALENIKPQIEVRSRRIGGATYQVPVEVKADRQQTLAIRWLTLYTRQRKEYGMIEKLAAELIAAANNEGATIKKKEDTYKMAEANRAFAHYKI, from the coding sequence ATGTCAAGAAGAAGAGCAGCAGTAAAAAGAGATGTACTACCTGATTCTAGATATTCTGATAAGGTGGTAACTAAAGTTATCAACTCAATCATGTTAGATGGTAAAAAAGCAATAGCAGAAGGAATATTCTATTCAGCTATGGATTTAATAAAAGAAAAAACTGGTCAAGAGGGGTACGATGTATTTAAACAAGCTTTAGAAAACATCAAACCACAAATCGAAGTTAGATCAAGAAGAATCGGAGGAGCTACTTACCAAGTACCAGTAGAAGTTAAAGCAGATAGACAACAAACTTTAGCTATCAGATGGTTAACTCTTTATACAAGACAAAGAAAAGAGTATGGTATGATCGAGAAATTAGCAGCAGAATTAATCGCAGCAGCTAATAACGAGGGAGCTACTATTAAGAAGAAAGAAGATACATATAAAATGGCAGAAGCTAACAGAGCTTTCGCACACTATAAAATCTAA